Below is a window of Chloroflexia bacterium SDU3-3 DNA.
GCGGCGGCGGTGCTGGCGGTGGATCTGGTGTGGAACGGCGGGGGCTACGCCACCACCTTCGACCTAGGCCAGGTGCGCCCGACCGCCGACCTGAGCGCGGCGCTCGCCCAGGAGGGCGGCGCGGCCCAGGACGCGGGGCTGCTCTACCCGCCCACCCGCCAGGTCGATTTTCTGCTGCGCCAGCCAGGGCCGTTCCGCATCCACGGCGGCGACTACGAAGTGCTGCCGCCCAACTTTTCCTCGACCTACGGCCTGGAGGATGTGCGCGGCTATGTGTCGCTCTACTCGGCCCGCTACAACCAGCTGGTGCGCCTGATCGACGGCAAGGACTACCGCCACACCGGCGATGAGGATATCGCTTTTCGCGCCTACCTTACCTCGGCCTACAAGCACCGCCGCCTGCTGGACATGCTGAACGTGCGCTACATCCTGTTCACGCCCGGCAGCCAGAATGTGGCGCTCTACCAGCCGCTGGAGCTGGTGCAGCAGAGCGACGAGGGCGCGATCTACCGCAATCCCAACGCCCTGCCCCGCGCGTGGCTGGTTCACCGCGTCGAGCACCTGCCCGATGACATCGCCCAGCTCGACCGCATGGCCAGCGCCGATTTCGACCCGGCCAGCCTGGCCGTGGTGGCCGAGGCTGCGCCCGCTGTGCAGCCCGCCGCCGCCGCCGAGGCCGCGCCCGTGGTGAGCTATGCGCCCAACCAGGTGCGCATCCTGGCCACTGCTAGCAGCGCCGCGCTGCTGGTGCTGGCCGACTCCTACGCCGATGGCTGGGATGTGACAGTGGATGGCCAGCCTGCCGCGCTCTACCGCACCAACTACACCTTGCGCGGCGTCTGGCTGCCCGCAGGCGAGCACACGGTGGAGATGCGCTACCAGCCGCGCTCGTTCACGCTGGGGCTGGCGATCAGCGGCGGCACGCTGCTGGTGGTGCTGGCCGTGGCCCTGTGGGCCGCGCGCGTGCGCAGGCGGGGCCGCGCCTAGCCTGGCGCAAAGCAAAGGGGCGTGGGCAGCTCCACGCCGCCCGCGCCCCTTTGTGTGCTTCCGAACGTAGCGCTAGCCGCGAATAATAGCCAGCAGCTCGTCGCGCTTCTCTTCCATCTCCGCCGGGCTGGCGATCGACTCCATGTTGAGCCGCAGCAGCGGCTCGGTGTTCGAGCCGCGCACGTTGAAGTGCCAGGTCGGGTACGAGACCGACACGCCATCCATGTGCTCGATCTTGCCGTCGCTGTAGCGCTGCGCCAGCTCCTCCATCTTGGCCTTGCTGTCGCTCACCCGCGAGTTGATCTCGCCGGAGATGAAGTATTTAGCCTCAAGCGGCTGCAGCAGCTCGGAGAGCTTCTTGCCCGTGGTCGAGATCATCTCCAGGATGATCAGCGAGGGCAGCAGGCCCGAGTCGGCGAAGGAGAAATCCTTGAAGTAGTAGTGGCCCGTCACCTCGCCGCCGAACAGGGCATCCTCATCGGCCATGCGGCGCTTGATGAAGGCGTGCCCCACCCGCTCCATCAGCGGCGTGCCGCCAGCGGCGGTGATCAGCTCGGGCACGGCCCACGAGGCGCGTACGTCGTAGACGATCTTGCTGCCGGGGCGCTTCTTCAGCAGGTACTCGCCCATCAGCGCGGTCATGAAGTCGCCCGACACGAACTCGCCGCGATCGTCGATCGCGAAGAAGCGGTCGCCGTCGCCGTCGAAGGCGAAGCCTACCGCCGCGCCCTCGGAGACCACGCGGGCCTGCAGCTCGGCGCGGTTCTCGGGCTGCAGCGGGTCCAGCCCGTGGTTGGGCAGGCTGCCGTCGGGGTCGAGGTACAGGCCGACTAGATCGACCGGCAGCTTTTCGTAGACACGCTTGAGGATGGGGCCGACCATGCCGTTGCCGGTGTCGGCGATCACCTTCAGCTGCTTCAGCGCCGCCACGTCGATCAGCGAGAGCATGTTGGTGATGAACTCCTCGGAGAGGTCGACCTCGCTCATGGTGCCGGTGCCGCTGGGCGTGTCGTAGGCGTCGCTCTCCACGATCTGGCGCAGATCCTGGATGCCCTCGGTGCCGCTCAGCAGGTAGGGCATCTGCCGCACCATCTTGAAGCCGCTGTACTCTTTGGGGTTGTGCGAGGCCGTGACCATCATACCCGGCTTGCCGAGCTTGGCGCAGGCGAAGTAGAACTGGTCGGTGCTGACCATGCCGATGTTGATCACGTTTGCGCCCTGGTGCATGATGCCACGGGTCACATGGTCGAACTGGGAAGGCCCGGAGAGCCGCATGTCGCGCCCGACGATCACCTCTTTGGCCTTCAGGAAGGTCACGAAGGCCCGTCCGATGGCGTAGGCGGCCTCGTCGTTCAGATCGGTCGGGTAGATCCCGCGGATATCGTAGGCTTTGAAGATTCCAGCATTGACCTGCATGGGTGTCTCCTCATAAAGATTGTTCAAACCGTTTCTGAGGCATTATCGCATATCTTGGGCCACGTTCGGTTGCGCCTTGCCCACATGGGCGGAATGTGTGGCAAGCCTGCCGCATAGCACAAATCAGGGGCGGGATGTCATCCCGCCCCTGTGGCGCAGAGGAAATATT
It encodes the following:
- a CDS encoding phosphomannomutase/phosphoglucomutase, which translates into the protein MQVNAGIFKAYDIRGIYPTDLNDEAAYAIGRAFVTFLKAKEVIVGRDMRLSGPSQFDHVTRGIMHQGANVINIGMVSTDQFYFACAKLGKPGMMVTASHNPKEYSGFKMVRQMPYLLSGTEGIQDLRQIVESDAYDTPSGTGTMSEVDLSEEFITNMLSLIDVAALKQLKVIADTGNGMVGPILKRVYEKLPVDLVGLYLDPDGSLPNHGLDPLQPENRAELQARVVSEGAAVGFAFDGDGDRFFAIDDRGEFVSGDFMTALMGEYLLKKRPGSKIVYDVRASWAVPELITAAGGTPLMERVGHAFIKRRMADEDALFGGEVTGHYYFKDFSFADSGLLPSLIILEMISTTGKKLSELLQPLEAKYFISGEINSRVSDSKAKMEELAQRYSDGKIEHMDGVSVSYPTWHFNVRGSNTEPLLRLNMESIASPAEMEEKRDELLAIIRG